From the Eschrichtius robustus isolate mEscRob2 chromosome 19, mEscRob2.pri, whole genome shotgun sequence genome, the window AGGTGTTTCCTCATACTGAAAAAAAGACTGGGGTCCACTCTAAAATTCACCCTCCACAGGTCTGTCACGGGAGAGGTGCTTCCTTCTAAAACAACTTTCCCTGCCCTGGAGTTCTCTGctcatttttctctaattttggAAGCACTGTTTCAGTCCTAGGGATccacatttattcttttataaatttatttatttatttacttatggctgagtggggtcttcattgctgcatgcgggctttctctagttgtggcgagcaggggctactcttcgttgtggtgcacgggcttctcgttgggtggcttctcttgttgcggagcacaggctctaggtgcacaggcttcagtagatgtggcacgcgggctctagatgcaggcttagtagctgtggtgcatgggcttagttgctctgcggcatgcggggtcttcctggaccagggctcgaacccatgtcccctacattggcaggcggattcttaaccactgcaccaccagggaagtccccacatttaTTCTTAAGACCCTGCTCCCTGTTACCATGCCAACTGCACCAAAGGAACtgaaccttttatttatttaaatatgtggACCAAATGtctactcagtcataaaatgaACAATCAAAAGGCCAGCCAGAGACCCACAGATATATCTTCGGGTCTACTTCCATGGGTCACAATTATAATTTTGATccagggaggtggtggaggtgagtCTGGTAGATGCGAGGTCCAGTCCTGACCCTGTGACATCCTTCCTGTGTGATCTCGGGCACCCCATGGAGCCTCccagagccttggtttcctcatcggCAACATGGGGATGGTACGGTATCTACCCACTAGTGCTGAGAGCCCAAGCATGAGGTATAAAAGGCTCAATGGGGTGTCTGCCTATAGGAGGCCCTGGCAGCCCTCAGCCCTCATTCTTGGGCTGGTCCACCACGGGTTCTGCAGGACCGCCGTCAACAGGCTCCTTCTCCCGGTCGGAGCTCAGGTGTTGAGTCAGGTGCGGCAGCTGGGCAAAGGTGTCCCCCACCTTCTCGTCGGCGTGCATCCTCTGGTGTCGAATGAGGGCGGAGGAGAAGCCGAAGGCCTTGCTGCAGCCACTGCACTCGTACGGCTTCTCCCCGGTGTGCACGATGTGGTGCTGGATCAGGTAGGAGCGGTTGCTGAAGGCCTTGCCGCAGTCGGGGCACGCGTAGGGCCGCTCGCCGGTGTGCGTGCGCCGGTGCAGCGTCAGCGACGAGCCCTGGCTGAAGGCGCGGCCGCAGTCCCCGCACCGGTAGGGCTTCTCTCCGGTGTGGACCTTCTGGTGCTCGATTAGGGAGGACACGTGGCTGAAGGCGGTGCCGCACTCCAGGCACTTGTAGGGCCGCGCCCCCGTGTGCACGAGGTGGTGCTGCACCAGGTGCGAGTGGTTGCTGAAGGTGCGGCCACAGTCCCGGCAGGCGTAGGGCCGCTCGCCAGTGTGCACGCGCCGGTGCTGGCTCAGGTGCGACACCTGCGTGAAGGCCTTGCCACACTGCGCGCACGCGTACGGCTTCTCGCCCGTGTGGATGCGCCGGTGCTCAGCCAGCGAGGCGCTCTGGCTGAAGGGCACGCCGCACTCGGGGCACATGTAGGGCTTCTCGCCCGTGTGCACGCGACGGTGCTGCGCCAGGTGCGTGATCTGCGTGAAGGCCTTGGCGCACTGGCCACAGGCGTAGGGTCGCTCGGCAGTGTGCGTTCGCTGGTGGCGGATGAGTGCCGAGGAGAAGCGGAAGGCCTTGTTGCACTGTGCACACACGAACGGCTTCTCGCCTGTGTGGATGCGCTGGTGCTCCAGCAGGGAGGAGCGGTTGCGAAAGGCCTTGGAGCACTGGCCACACACGAAGGGCCGCTCGCCCGTGTGCACACGCCGGTGCTGCGCCAGGTGCGTGGGGCGCATGAAAGCCTTGCCGCAGTCCGCACAGCTGTGTGGTCGCTGGCCCGTGTGCGTGCGCCGGTGCGCCGCCAAGTAGGAGCCCTGGCTGAAGGCCTTGCCGCACTCACCACACGCGTAGGGCCGCTCGCCCGTGTGCGTCCGCCGGTGCAGCATCAGGTGCACGCTCTGGCTAAAGGCCTTGCCGCAGTCGGGGCAGGAGAACGGCTTCTCCCCCGTGTGGGTTCTTTGGTGCAGGGTGAAGGCCGAGCAGTAGCTGAAGGCCTTTCCGCAGTCCTGACACTTCCACAGCTTTCTGGTGCCAccacctctttcctcctcctcctccacgctGGCGTCTGCGTTCTTCTGGTTCGGGCTCTTTCTTGGTGCGCCGTGCCTCTGGGGCCTGTGGTCAGCCTGGGTAGTTGGGGGGCTCGATCTGGTCCTGAGGGTTCTGGTGCATTCATCATGCTCGGGGACGCAGTCCTCAGTGGGGTCTTCCTCGTGGACCTCCTGCTTCAAACAACTTTCCTGGTTCTTCCGGCCATCCCTGAAATGACCTTCGTGTTTCGGGGTTTCTCCCAACTCAGAGTCTTGCTGGACGGCAACCGTCAAGAGTCCTTCCATCCCGGCTTTGCGAGCTGCTGCCTTGATTTCACATCTTCGTTACCggatgagaaagaaagagagggagggagggaaagagggagggagggaagggagggaaggaagaggaggaaagaaggaaagaaagaaaaaaagaaagaaagacaacaaaaaaccaaacaggtTTGTCCCCTGTCCCGGGCTGGAAAAGGATCAGAGCAGCGTCTGTCTACCGACATTCTGGGTCAGATCATGCTTTGTTGCGGGACcatcctgtgcattgcaggatgttgagcagcatccctggcctctgctcacCGGATGCCCCCAGGTGTGACCACCAAAAATGTTTCTAAACCCTGATGTTATGGGTTCAGTTGCGTCCATGCAAAAGATGTActgaagtc encodes:
- the ZNF835 gene encoding LOW QUALITY PROTEIN: zinc finger protein 835 (The sequence of the model RefSeq protein was modified relative to this genomic sequence to represent the inferred CDS: deleted 2 bases in 1 codon); translation: MEGLLTVAVQQDSELGETPKHEGHFRDGRKNQESCLKQEVHEEDPTEDCVPEHDECTRTLRTRSSPPTTQADHRPQRHGAPRKSPNQKNADASVEEEEERGGGTRKLWKCQDCGKAFSYCSAFTLHQRTHTGEKPFSCPDCGKAFSQSVHLMLHRRTHTGERPYACGECGKAFSQGSYLAAHRRTHTGQRPHSCADCGKAFMRPTHLAQHRRVHTGERPFVCGQCSKAFRNRSSLLEHQRIHTGEKPFVCAQCNKAFRFSSALIRHQRTHTAERPYACGQCAKAFTQITHLAQHRRVHTGEKPYMCPECGVPFSQSASLAEHRRIHTGEKPYACAQCGKAFTQVSHLSQHRRVHTGERPYACRDCGRTFSNHSHLVQHHLVHTGARPYKCLECGTAFSHVSSLIEHQKVHTGEKPYRCGDCGRAFSQGSSLTLHRRTHTGERPYACPDCGKAFSNRSYLIQHHIVHTGEKPYECSGCSKAFGFSSALIRHQRMHADEGGGHLCPAAAPDSTPELRPGEGAC